Part of the Quercus lobata isolate SW786 chromosome 6, ValleyOak3.0 Primary Assembly, whole genome shotgun sequence genome, aatttttccttcttttttttttttttttttttttttttttttttatgccaagttttaaattattgagctagtttttctttattttgagttAGCTTTTTTAGTCAACACTTGCtaggattattattattatttttttggaaaactagagttattaaactattaataatatatttaatattaaaaataaataaatatattaatatatagagagggtaCAGTACGTGCGGTTTATgcagttttcttattataaaaccgcaaacCGCACTGCACCATGCAGTGTTGTGCGGTGCGGTACACTATTATTTGTGGTACGATGCGGTTATGCCATTTTACGGGCAGTTTTGGTGCGATTCTTGTGGTTTGTGCGGTTCTTGCAGTTTGTGTGGTTTATGTAGTTTGGTAAACACCcctaaatataacatttttctaaaaataattaaacatcaAACAACAATGTTACACAAATTTAATTTACCctcactatttttttaaaaaaatcgaAATCTGTTAAAATAGAAATGTTGTTGCATTaggaaattaaatatatatatatatatatatattttttttttttcttttttcagactgtttctttttggcttttcctATATATACAAGCTCGGTGCTTTATTGTTAGTGGGCACAAGTCATTGGTGAGACTGGAAAACAGCATCAAAAGGAAAACTTGAGTGGATAAAGGAGAGAATGGCAAAATCACCAGAAGAAGAACACCCACAAAAGGCTTTTGGTTGGGCTGCCAAAGATTCTTCTGGGCTTCTTTCCCCATTTCATTTCTCCAGAAGGtagctttgtttttgtttttgtttttcttcttcttgtttttggttCTTATTTGTAaattcatttccattttctcacaatgagaaaaaatatttaaaaaaaaaaaaaaaaaaatcttttctgGGTACTGGGTTTTTATTGCCATGCAGTATTTCAGATATCCATGAACGATTTTAGCCATCTTTTTTGTATTGCATATATGATACGtagattttttttgataatccgCATAGACAATATATTGAAAACAAGAGAGAGATTACCCAATAGCTAGCTGGGTTTGCTCCTTTACAATAACATCAACAAAAATCTCTGGAGCTGATTtgcattttgtgttttgtgtataTAATATTGCTAAGCCTcagtttgatttctttttaacatatataaaaaataccaTAAAGTAAGACATGGATTTGCCTAATCATTGAAAAGAATGGTTaacacaataatatatatatggttgagggactaaaatttgttttttagcagttttatttcattttcatctGGTCCCAGACTTAGACTTTTCATCTTTTGTATGTTGTGCTATAGTCATATTGTTGGGGGAATTAAAGAAACAATAGTAGAAAACAAATAGAGACAAAAAGAAGATCAGTTTAATAACTAGAATACCCTTGGTTTAATGGCAAATGACATCCTTGTTTTTAGCAATTCTTTTCTAAAATACTCTATTGttaatgtttgtttatttagtttAAGGATGGATAATTTAAGATAGAGTTGGTAATAGTGctagttttattatttacttacttgagcttcttttttttttttttttggcattattgGCAGGGAAACTGGAGATGGTGATGTCACAATAAAAATACTTTACTGTGGGGTTTGCCACTCTGACTTGCACAATGTCAAGAATGAGTGGGGGTTCACAATGTATCCTGTTGTTCCCGGGTATGATACATATCTCACAAAAAACCGTGATTTTTCTTAAGATGTTTGTCAATTCACAGTTTAGGGGATGATGCATTGTATGTTACTTTTCCAGTGTGCTTGACAGTGGTCTGTGGTGGAAACTTTTCTGTATGATATTGGACTTATTCGTATTTTTTATATGGGTTATTTGAGAATAGTTAGATTGTTTTACAGGGATGTAAATTTGACTTCTAAAGGACTACTTcatgaaggtaaaaaaaaaataaaaaaggttctTTGGTTAAGTAGAAGGTATTATTCAGTATACAGAGCTAAAACAGATTTTAGTATTTATATGTATCTTTTGGTTGCGTAGGCTccatgtaactttttttttttttgggggaaagaGTAGTTTTCGTGTAActtatttatgatttatgatgtCTAATGTTGGAGTTTACAAATCACAACATTGCTaaccaaaattatatttgtcCCAATTGATTTGAGATAGATAATTTTGTTTGTACATGGTTAccacttataataataattcatgcATGTTTCTGTTAGAATTTAATGAAATCTCATTCTTGAATTTTATGTTGTTATTGAATTCTATGAAAGTTAAAACAATGAGCCAAAAAgttgtttatttcttgttaaaatTTCGTTGACACTTGACATTGATTCATCCCTTATCTGGATGAGTATGAGCtttgatgaaatataaatttgatattagTTTCCACAGAATTTCATCATCATATCAGCAGATACTAGCCTGAAAAAGCCATTAAATTTCAAGAGATTAAATTAAATCACATTTTAATGAAAGAACATGGCAATTCTAAACCAATCTTTTATAGATTACATCCCATAACACATTAACACTAATTTGGAAggacaacaaaacaaaaataataggtCTCTTCCTTTTGATGCCCCTTTTACATTGTCAAGAAGTAAGTATTGGTGAAATTATTTGCTAGAATTAAACAGAAGTTCATGTTCTTCTTCACAAACAATGTTAATGAAAAACCGGGTGCCCTATGCAAATGACCATGCagtgttttatatttattttatttatatatgaaaattaagCAAAGCAAAGACAGTGGTTACTTGCAGTAGTTTACCTGTAAAATCCACACATTGATCTGCACTTTGCCATATCTTTGtaattcaatcaaaaaaaaaatatggtgcAAAAATCCCAAATTCTCATTTTTGAATAAAAGCAAACTAAATTCATATTCTACTGTATGGTGGTTTGCTAGGGCACCTGTTTTGTATCCATCCAGATTGCTAAGAAAGACTAACATTAAATAAGGAAATAAGAGACCTGTTCTCAATATAATGCGTAACTGGGGAATGAACGCTGGCATTATCAAGGGTGTATACTCCGAgactttttttaaaacatttttaaaaacggGTCGGGCACTGGTTGGTCTTGTTGGGTcaaccatttttttgttttgaatcaaaaaatttattgttcagGTTGGGTATTTTTCTTTGGGTTATCAGGTTGGTCCAATTTTGCCATGTGGAAGAGGTTATGCATGGTGTTATTAACCATTAACCATCTAGAAAGagttaaatgttattttttggaAGGTTAATTTTGTTTATACATTTTgctctttattaattatatcTACATCACTTCAGCAAAATCTGGTGAAGTAGCCAGTGCATGGCAATAccataaattacattttcttgcataaataaaataatagaaaatgtgaCTATAAATGAATTCCTAATGGAGAGTAGTAATTACTTGTTCTCTGTGCAATGCAGCAATGCACTGTTTTTGAGTTTAGTAGTGTGGTTGAAGCATGAAGTGTGATAAATTGTCAATTTGCGTCCATAAACTGCTTTGATTACCCCTTTTTTAATCTACCTAGGTTGTTATGCTACAATGCAACCTATTATGTCTACAGGAGAAAATGATAGGATGTACTGTAGCCAGTACTATGATCCAGTGTTACtctgtgaaattcttaaaccaaattcaaaaagtcTACCCAGGTTGTGTTAACAAAATTGCTTTTGTAAATTCATATGTTTAACCAACCTTTACATCATTCCATTACAAGCCACCTGGTTAGCAAGAGCATTCTATATGCTTTCGCAATCTGACAGTGATCAATTCCAGTACTTTTTACATCTTTCCTCTGCTGAAATGATGCACATGCCAATTCTCAAGAACCAGCTCTAGAGCAATGCCCTTTGTATCCAATACAAAGCGAGACTCATGGTGGCATTTTCCACTATAATATTTCCACCAATCCAGGAAAGCCATCTCTTCATTGGGTTTACTACTTGGTTGGTCATGTTTGAGTACCCAATCATCTAGTCTTGATACTACCACCCACCATATCACTGTTTTGAGGTCTTTATAGGTGGCTGCAGACACTTGTTATGAATAGCAAGGGAACTACTAAAATCTCCAGTCAAATTCTGGAAATTTTTTCATTCAGAAAGTTCTTGGAACATTTTCTCTGCAACCTAAGAGATTCTGTAAAAACTCTAGAAGTTTATTTTGCCAAGGCGTGAATTAGGATACTTGTTGGCTTGTTATTTGACTCAATGCTTGGCAACTGAGGGTTTGCATTTGGGTGGTAGATGAGCAGTATTCTCTAATCATCAATAGAATGCATGCCATTTTCTAAGGATTAGATGCTACCATttgctgcttctttttttcttaagccATATTttctgtgatttgttgtaatgGGTTTAAGTATTTTTAGCAGGCTACCAACTTTATCAATTTACCATCCAACATTATTTCATAATGCCAGCTTTGACCTTTAGTTTATATTATCTATTCATTCTGGTGTCCAGAAACCTTCTTTATGTTTTCTTCAAACAATTGGCTACCAACTGATATTATTTACTGAAAGATGTTTTCCATGAATCAGCCAAGCCAAATATCATTGAGGAAATGTTCTACTGTATTTTTTTAGATGACagtgaaaaacaagaaaaaacacATTATTGAAACCCTGATTTTTTACCTGGTTTGGGTTTTCTTGGAACATATTTTTGGTTGGCATTGTCCGTGGATGAAGGCATAGAGTTCACATAGCCATGTTAAATATTGTTGTCTTTTGtggatgtttttatttcttgtttgtgtgaATGCGCTTCCACTAGCCCCAAATTCCAACAAATTGGTATCAGGGCTTCCACTATCATAACAGATACACATCTTTGATCCATACATTTCCATAGTTCCCAAATAGtttatagaaaaaagaaaaagataacaatTCTTTCCCATTCTTTCACTTTAAAAGTCAAATGTATTTGGCTCTGAACAAAGCTGATAGTCCAGGTGAGTTTGGCACACCCATCCATTAAACATATGATAGAATTGTCTCTGGTGTAAAAACTTTTCGGAGTTATGTATTGATGTGTTCCCTAAGCTGCTAGATTGAAAATTAATccattaacaagttttattcatgtTAAATGCCATTTCGGAACTTGACTTGTGGCTTTTCTTTTTAGTATGCAGTGCTTGCAagtgcgcgcacacacacactgCTGCACTTGCCAAAGTGTAATCAGTTTTGGACAAACCAGTAGTAAAATAGGAGAAATTTTGGCAGTGCATGTTGGAGgaacctttatatatataagatatttacttttattttgcaGGCATGAAATTGTTGGTACTGTAACCAAAACTGGGAAGAATGTGAAGAAATTCAAAGTGGGTGACCGAGTTGGAGTTGGTGTCCTAGTGGACTCCTGCAAGAGATGTGAGAGTTGCCAGCAGGATTTGGAGAATTACTGCCCTCAAATGATTTTAACCTATAACTCTTATTCTCAAGATGGGACAAAGACTTATGGTGGTTATTCTGACATTGTGGTTGTTGATGAGCACTATGTGCTACGCTTTCCTGAAAACTTACCCCCTGCTGCTGGGGCTCCACTTCTCTGTGCTGGGATCACAGTATACAGCCCAATGAAATATTATGGAATGACTGAGCCTGGCAAGCATTTGGGTGTTGCAGGACTTGGTGGTCTTGGCCATGTTGCAGTGAAAATTGGTAAGGCCTTTGGGTTGAAAGTTACTGTCATTAGCACTTCCCCAAAAAAGGAGGAGGAGGCAGTCAATAGGCTTGGGGCTGATTCATTTCTTGTTTCCAGTGACCCTGCAAAAATGAAGGTATGCTGATTAACctgaaaatttaaaagttaaaaggaaATCAAAGTTTGTCTAGGTTCTTATGAGTTTGGATCAAGAGGTTAGGCTGCACAAGGGGGTAGTCCAACTTTGATGACGGTGTGGATTGATACCTGGTTTCAAGTATTTTGCTTAAGCTGTTGCGATAGCTTAAGGTCCCTTTTGAAGTTCTGCAAATTGATGTCATTATGATGATCTTATTGTTGCACAATTATAAACATGTCCCAATAATCCACATGTTAGAATTGTATGAGAATTAATTATTCtgaatattcttttcttttgggctttcaCTTTGCAGGCAGCAATCAATACTATGGATTACATCATTGACACAGTGTCTGCAGTTCACCCTCTGGCTCCGCTGATTAGTCTGCTGAAGCTGAATGGGAAGCTGATCACTGTGGGTTTGCCTGAGAAGCCCCTCGAGCTGCCCATCTTTCCTTTAGTTTTGGGTAAGCCAATGCCAGCACTAAAAAGAAGGATAGAACATAGGTACAGTTCCTTAAGCGGCGTACCTTAGGTTCTCCAATTGAATTCAACTACATGGTTGTATTGAGCAATGTAGAAAAGATAGTGTTATCTTTTTTgaggacaattaaattcaactatgtGGTTCATTGGTCAATGTAACCACATGGTTGAATTAGATTGGAGAACCTAAGGTATAACAACTAAGGATTTGTACCTAAGTTTGACAATTGCTTTTTCATTTATGAGAACTTTAAATGGATTGTTGCCCTTTtgggtttgacaattttttttggacaaacGAGAAATTTCATTAAGCATCAAGCAAAAACAGTTCAGTACAACAACTTGGGTTTGACAATTGCCTTGgatcaatcttgtttttaatattttgcttTTTGCAGGGCGTAAACTTGTTGGAGGAAGTGATGTAGGAGGGATTAAAGAGACACAAGAGATGCTAGACTTCTGTGCAAAGCATGGTATTACCGCAGACATTGAGCTGATCAAAATGGGAGACATCAACACAGCTATGGAAAGGCTTGCCAAATCTGATGTGAAGTATCGGTTTGTAATTGATGTGGCTAACTCCTTGTCACAGTAGATTAATTATGCCTTGGCTATCAGCCTTCTCGAGAACTGACTCCTGGATATTTCTATAAGTTTAGAATCAATAATTTAGTGTTATGGAAGTTTAAGGCAGGGGAATCATGAAATTTTGTTATCTTGGACACATCGGTGTCCTCTTTGGTTAAGTAATTCAACGCTATGCTTTATGGTATCTATTTCACCTATTCCTATTGCAATGAAATTTAACTGGCTGTCAATGTGCTTTGTTTTTCACACTGCTAGTGGCCTGCAttggttttctttatttatttatttattattattatatttagcCGCTGTTAATTTTTGTGTCATTATTACATAagtaaaacttagatacagtttTCTAAATGGTGCATTTAAAGCTCCCAAACTAAATTTGACCATGAACCACATGGATGAATTTAATTGTCattagttcatcaaaaaaaaaaaaaaaaaaaaaatttaattgtcatTAGAAAAGGCAACACTATTTTTGATAAACTGTTTGGTTAAATTCAATTGGAGAACGTAAGGTATAACACCTAAGAAATTGTACCAAAGTTTTGCACTAAATGTTGCCcatatatttgttttctttctcgCAAAGTTTATATAATATAGTATGATTATTGACATCACATATACAAGTTCTTGATAGAAAAACTTTTCCAAGAGTTTGGTGGATCTATTCGAACAAAACTCAGTGAATCAACCCTTTCTAATTTGACCTTGCCTGGTCCACCTCAATGGTTTCCAGCCATGTCATGCTTAAATTGTGAGAGTTTGTCTCATAGGAGGTATGAAAAAAACATCAGAGTAAAGTTTTCaaacccggaccgttcattgaaccataaaagggagaggttcaaggtttttgaggtcgaatcgtgatgacgtcataattaattaaagcctaaatatagatattaaatttataaaactagcaaaattgacaatatatatatatatatatgtgaggaaaatttaatgattttcaagcatatatttaataattaaataagaaagttaataaaataaaataataaccatgaaaatattaaaatttatgattaatttttgaagtaaagttgaatatctttgaaagattttaattataatttttttattccttgtaagagatggataatttaattaagtagaataaaattgtgttaagttgtttttattaaaaaaaaaaaatgctaagggGTTCACGGTTCTTGCCACCGGTTCGTGCGGTCCAATCCTGGTTTTAGGGTTTCatgaaattaacaaaaaatccaattctttatgcttaaaaaaccaGTTTTCATCCCAGTTTTCGGTTTTCATGGTCTGACCTCCCGGTTCGATACAGGTCTGAAAACCTTGCACTTTAGTATGTAGTGCACTTGCAAGCCCTATTCCCaattaaaattgtttaaaattatatgtaccaataaatttattttcttttcaaaagtAGTTCTCTTAagcaattcaaattaaaatcactcACTTGCATTTGACTAAAGTCACAATCTTGACATTATAGTTATATTGATTTATCTTTAGTACAATTGCTATGACCATGGCTTATCCTTTTTATGTTGTTCCCAACTAAAAATGGTCCAATggataacaacaacaacaataacctAAGCTTCGCCGTTATTGTTTTTGTCTCCACTTCAATCCAGTGCTTCAATCAAAGCACattctaaattattaaaattagtCCCTTTATTTCTACTTTCTTTTCTATCTTATTTTGATCAATGttttgtttaagtttatatgtagtttggattttttttttttttttttgaaaaaataaattcaaaccaCACATATACGTGGTTTGAATTGTGTtatataatgattttttgtttgtacCTGTATAACAACCATATATATCTAGCATATACATAGTGCGCGCTTTggcaaaaattaattttgccaacttattttactattcagcttatttttgctactactCATGGGCCTCACTGTATTTTTTGGTACTGTTCAtaggtctcactatactattttaactaatttttacctttatttacagtactttcagcaaaaagttttcaatttcaacaaaataaacggatccTAAACAGACCCataatatgcaaaaaaatatttatttaatcatcataatttttgtttagccCCAAAGGAGAAATTGATGGCTCTTCTATTTAGTGCAAATgttaaaagaccaaaaaaagaaaattttggtaaGATAAGGCCATTCAAGGATAGTTAAGTAATTAATCGGCCAAAAACCTTGTAACTCAATTTGTATCTTTTAGTATTTCCAATGAAGAATTTAAGGTTTAAATTTTCCCACCTCCAACTATCCATATATCAAAAAGTATAGTTAAGCAATTGGTCTTTAAATCTTTCCTGCATGTTTTAGATAATGGGCCTCTTTAATGAAATACCTCCGAaaactttttttacaaaaatggagttagtttttcattttaaaattttattttattattattatattgctATCATCCAAAGGGAAAATTGAAAccataataattattattttttacttagtTTGTGATCAACTTAGCTTATTTCCGTTTGCTAAacttttatttacttataacTTAGTCACAATCAATTTTATAGAACTACtcactttttgttgaaagtttatttatttatttactgaAAGTTGTCAAAAATATAATTCTACCTAtagaaaatgaatttaaaaatttacacataagtaaatttattaaaaatttaattaaaacataCTGCTTGAAATTGGTATGTGGTCCTTGATTTGCTGGGTTAATATTCAAGCTTCTCAAACATGACATAAGTTTGAAGTTCAACTTTTTAATGGTATCCTTAGTCCCTACCTATATAAATTACAGTTTCTCTCACAAGCTTAGCtcttaagaaattttgaatttgatcattTAGCTctagggatgaaaaacaaacttttagtaaaattaaaaacaaattttttaattctaagtaactttttttttccagcaattaaaaaaaaaaacaaacaaacaaactactaACTCTCTATTCTCCAATCTCCATTCATGATTTTCAGGGATATGATTATTCTTCTGGTGTATGGCAATTTGAAGGATATGGGTACGTACCAAATGGTACATATGGGTGCATCATGCAAGTGTTTGGTGCTAGCTCTCAGGCTACAACCCTAGCGCTTACAGTAAACAATGGTTCACTTTCTTACAATGGGGGTCCAGTCCTAGTCCCAAACATCTACGATAGGTGGTTCCTGCTAAATGTAATCCATGACGTTGATGCCTCAGATGTGaaggtatatatatagatggggTTCTCAAGTATGAGGCTGCTGGACATGGGGAAAAAACACATTACTTCAAATGCGGAGTCTATTCACAGAGGAATGATTCATATTATATGGAGTCTCGTTGGAAGGAAATTAAAGTTTTTAAGAAATGTTGATCCTGAATTTTGTTTGTGACATGTATTTAATAAGAGTTTGCTagaattaaataaattacataGTTTTGTTTCTTGCTAGATGATCAATATTTGAATACTATATACACAATGATTGtgatgaaaataatatattaagtactatggaaaaagttttttattcGACCATGTTGCCGTTTGACataatttgataatatgtttttttaattcacttaaaagaacacaaagaaaaaaaagaaaaagaaaaaaagagagactaatATATGACTAAAagattactttatttttcacCCCACTATTTCATTATGTAGGTTAACTGAATAGAAATCTGGCATTTATAGATTTGTTCATTGTAAAGGACAAAATTCCTTATCCTAATTGATCCAAGACCAAGAAAGAAGATTATAGAAATGAGCAAATATACATAATGCAACCAAAAGAATGATGACAAATTAAAGAGTACGGTGATAGTTACATGCTTTGAAAGTTTTATTTTGACGTTCAGTGGCATCGAATCTTAAAAATATGCTAAATGTATAACTTAAAAATTCTGGGTGAGAGATTTCAAGCAAGCAAAGAAGGGTTCACATTTTGTGTTAAATTATTGAAGTATTTTATTAACCACGTCTGAAGGTGGAGTTTTTTGTCACATTAGCTGGGCCCAATATGTGTgtagaaggaaaaaaacaaacaaacttagCCCATTTATTTGTAGGCTTGTAGCCCAGCTCGATTTAGAAATagataagttaaaaaaaaaggtggccCATGCAGGTCTCGAACCTGCGACCTTCGCGTTATTAGCACGACGCTCTAACCAGCTGAGCTAATAGGCCAGTTGATGTTTACTAgtacaaatataataataaaccaATACATACATTTTCTGTAATAGCAATTAACAATGAAAATTGATGCTCAACACATTACATATCCATAGCCATATTTAAGGACCTCTGATAGATCAACGCTACAAGCATCAGTCACAAACAAGACGacttaaaaataatgccaaaaccATAATatagaacttaaaaaaataaaataaaataacccaAACGAGACAAACTACTTTTTATTAGAGATATCAAATAAAGGCAGTGGAACTCTTGGGACAAATTTAGTGAAACTAGTCTTCTTAGCCCTCAATCGGAGAGGGTGGTGGCAATGTTTGAGCAGTggtattatcatcatcatcattagaaGCGTCACAAAAGCCAAGTAGAATATCACCTTCTTGCTCAGTGAAGCCAAG contains:
- the LOC115994716 gene encoding probable cinnamyl alcohol dehydrogenase 9; translated protein: MAKSPEEEHPQKAFGWAAKDSSGLLSPFHFSRRETGDGDVTIKILYCGVCHSDLHNVKNEWGFTMYPVVPGHEIVGTVTKTGKNVKKFKVGDRVGVGVLVDSCKRCESCQQDLENYCPQMILTYNSYSQDGTKTYGGYSDIVVVDEHYVLRFPENLPPAAGAPLLCAGITVYSPMKYYGMTEPGKHLGVAGLGGLGHVAVKIGKAFGLKVTVISTSPKKEEEAVNRLGADSFLVSSDPAKMKAAINTMDYIIDTVSAVHPLAPLISLLKLNGKLITVGLPEKPLELPIFPLVLGRKLVGGSDVGGIKETQEMLDFCAKHGITADIELIKMGDINTAMERLAKSDVKYRFVIDVANSLSQ